A genomic region of Candidatus Poribacteria bacterium contains the following coding sequences:
- a CDS encoding arylsulfatase, translated as MGGVKPNIILILADDMGYGDIGAFGNEDVDTPILDHLASEGIVLTQHYSASPVCAPARAALLTGRYPHRTGAIDTLEGRGLDRLALREVTLADVLKSAGYATGLIGKWHLGALDPRYHPNARGFDEFVGFRGGWSDYWVWRLDYNGTFRKSDGRYLTDVFTEEALGFIERHRNEPFFLHLTYNAPHFPLQVPDEEVEPFRRMGKFTEGVARIYGMNRRMDKGIGRILEALKRYGLAENTFLLFTSDNGPQFGGKGDMNTTRYNALFNGCKGNVYEGGIRVPAILRWPAGLDGSRTLSSFVHFTDWMPTILAVAGVDVPKGLKLDGYNVLRVLRGETDEINDRRFWQWNRYTPVPNCNAAMRDGPWKLVRPPIKEAMWITKEDAEMDRRLKYEPEGITDICRDPEPQRDIPDPHPPLLFNIEDDPYERRNLAEDHPDLVEKMQEELDRWFDSVEAERRSISDP; from the coding sequence ATGGGAGGGGTGAAACCGAACATAATTTTGATCCTCGCCGACGACATGGGATACGGCGATATCGGGGCTTTCGGAAACGAGGATGTGGATACGCCCATACTCGATCACCTCGCATCTGAAGGCATCGTGTTGACACAGCATTATTCTGCTTCTCCCGTCTGTGCGCCCGCTCGGGCAGCTCTGCTCACGGGCCGCTATCCCCACCGCACCGGGGCCATAGATACGCTTGAAGGGCGCGGGCTTGATAGATTGGCGCTGCGTGAGGTGACGTTGGCCGATGTGCTCAAGTCGGCCGGCTATGCCACGGGCCTCATAGGGAAATGGCATCTCGGCGCTCTCGATCCGAGATATCATCCCAACGCCCGGGGTTTCGACGAATTCGTGGGCTTTCGAGGTGGATGGAGCGATTACTGGGTATGGCGGCTTGATTATAACGGGACCTTCCGCAAATCGGATGGGAGATATCTCACGGACGTGTTCACCGAAGAGGCCCTGGGATTCATCGAACGGCATAGGAACGAACCCTTTTTCCTCCATCTCACCTATAACGCCCCGCATTTCCCCCTGCAGGTGCCGGATGAGGAAGTTGAGCCGTTTCGCCGTATGGGCAAGTTCACCGAAGGCGTGGCTCGGATCTACGGCATGAACCGTCGCATGGACAAGGGCATAGGGAGGATACTGGAGGCGCTGAAGAGATACGGCCTCGCCGAGAACACATTCCTGCTGTTTACCAGCGATAACGGTCCCCAGTTCGGCGGAAAGGGCGATATGAACACGACGCGTTACAACGCCCTCTTCAACGGGTGTAAGGGGAACGTCTACGAGGGCGGTATCCGCGTGCCGGCGATCCTAAGATGGCCCGCCGGACTGGACGGAAGCAGAACGCTGAGCTCCTTCGTCCACTTCACGGATTGGATGCCCACCATCCTGGCCGTCGCGGGCGTAGACGTACCTAAGGGTTTAAAGCTCGACGGATATAACGTGTTGCGGGTGCTGCGAGGCGAAACGGATGAGATCAACGACCGCCGCTTCTGGCAATGGAACAGATACACCCCCGTTCCGAACTGCAACGCGGCCATGCGTGACGGTCCGTGGAAGCTGGTACGTCCCCCGATCAAAGAGGCGATGTGGATCACGAAGGAGGACGCGGAGATGGATCGCCGGTTAAAGTATGAACCTGAGGGTATCACCGATATCTGCCGCGATCCTGAGCCACAACGGGATATCCCCGATCCACATCCGCCGCTGCTCTTCAATATCGAGGATGATCCATATGAAAGGAGAAACCTCGCCGAGGATCATCCCGATCTGGTGGAGAAGATGCAGGAGGAACTCGATCGATGGTTCGATTCGGTCGAGGCGGAGCGCAGGAGCATAAGCGATCCATAA